The following are encoded in a window of Salinigranum halophilum genomic DNA:
- a CDS encoding FAD-dependent oxidoreductase: MTHRTDVLVVGGGATGAGIARDLALRGVDVTLADRGGLSSGTTGRSHGLLHSGARYAEADEVGARECIAENEILREVAGHCIGDTGGLFVQLEEDDPDYFDTKLAACREYGIDAEVISGDEARARVPGLAAAVERAMVVPDAVVYPSRLVAANAADVERHGGTVLRDAPLESFALDEGRITGARLGGAADVDATYVVNATGAWAGQVAEKAGVVVEMRPTSGVMVSVDYADLGPVLNRCRDPADGDIIIPHDDQVVLGTTSNVVDDPDDYPKAQAEVDKMFEECGDMLPPVRDAETIRTWWGVRPLYAPDEDARGSQSGGSGANRGISRGFFVLDHADEGVENFVSVVGGKLTSYRLMAEETADLVADRLGVDEPCRTAEAVLPGASDPAELNEFVSAYDARSPTDEDVVADD, encoded by the coding sequence ATGACACACCGAACGGACGTCCTGGTGGTTGGTGGTGGGGCGACGGGTGCCGGTATCGCGCGTGACCTCGCCCTGCGTGGGGTCGACGTAACGCTGGCCGACCGCGGTGGCCTCTCGTCGGGCACCACGGGGCGGTCACACGGCCTGCTCCACAGCGGTGCTCGGTACGCCGAGGCCGACGAGGTCGGCGCTCGTGAGTGCATCGCGGAGAACGAGATACTCAGAGAGGTCGCCGGCCACTGTATCGGTGACACCGGCGGGCTCTTCGTCCAACTCGAGGAGGACGACCCCGACTACTTCGACACGAAACTCGCCGCCTGTCGCGAGTACGGCATCGACGCCGAGGTCATCTCGGGTGACGAGGCACGCGCGCGGGTCCCGGGACTCGCCGCGGCGGTCGAGCGGGCGATGGTCGTCCCCGACGCGGTCGTCTATCCGTCGCGACTCGTCGCGGCCAACGCGGCCGACGTCGAGCGGCACGGGGGGACCGTCCTCCGCGACGCGCCGCTCGAGTCGTTCGCCCTCGACGAGGGGCGCATCACGGGGGCTCGACTCGGCGGTGCGGCCGACGTCGACGCGACGTACGTGGTGAACGCGACGGGCGCGTGGGCCGGGCAGGTCGCCGAGAAAGCGGGCGTCGTGGTCGAGATGCGACCCACGAGCGGCGTGATGGTCTCCGTCGACTACGCCGACCTCGGCCCCGTGCTCAACCGCTGTCGGGACCCCGCCGACGGCGACATCATCATCCCACACGACGACCAGGTGGTGCTCGGGACGACCAGCAACGTCGTCGACGACCCCGACGACTACCCCAAAGCGCAGGCGGAAGTCGACAAGATGTTCGAAGAGTGTGGCGACATGTTACCCCCCGTTCGCGACGCGGAAACGATTCGTACCTGGTGGGGGGTTCGCCCGCTCTACGCGCCCGACGAGGACGCCCGCGGGAGCCAGAGCGGTGGCTCGGGAGCGAACCGCGGCATCTCGCGTGGGTTCTTCGTCCTCGACCACGCCGACGAGGGCGTGGAGAACTTCGTGAGCGTCGTCGGCGGGAAGCTGACCTCCTACCGGCTGATGGCCGAGGAGACGGCCGACCTCGTCGCCGACCGCCTCGGCGTCGACGAACCCTGCCGGACCGCCGAGGCGGTCCTTCCGGGCGCGAGTGACCCCGCCGAACTGAACGAGTTCGTCTCCGCGTACGACGCGCGGTCGC